One window of the Vicinamibacterales bacterium genome contains the following:
- a CDS encoding SulP family inorganic anion transporter, with the protein MKRPLPDWLPRFVLTFSEGYTRTALTADLIAGVTVGLVALPLAMAFAIASGLTPQAGIYCAIVTGFLISALGGSRFQIGGPTGAFVVVVSGIVAKYGVDGLFMCTLMAGVILVVMGLTGTGTAVKYIPKPVIIGFTNGIALVIASTQFKDFLGLTVDVPGEFIARLRTISANIASVSPDSLALGAGTLLLLMLWSRYIKRIPAYIVALFVGTGAAVVLQLDVATVGSRFGGIPSGLPEFHIPVFRPELVLTLISPALTVAMLGAIESLLSAVVADRMGGDRHNPNTELFAQGVANIFSPMFGGLPATGALARTATNIRSGAKSPVSGIVHAFTLLAVLLYGASLAAYVPLPVLAAILFVVAWNMGEWLEIGEVFKQSYADILVWTATFSLTVLADLTVAVEVGMVLAALLFIRRVSRTTTVSRVTDDYIEAGRAHILQDKIIPHYVAIFRIHGPFLFGATDKLHEIAEHADLPPVVVLRLRNMTAVDATGLSAIEELAEELRAKGHTLVLCGAPSQPLAAMRKAEFHERLGEENICVSVQDALDRATAIVESQKKEAEAVSLGP; encoded by the coding sequence ATGAAACGCCCGCTACCGGACTGGCTTCCACGGTTCGTCCTCACATTCTCCGAGGGCTACACCCGCACCGCACTCACCGCCGACCTCATCGCCGGCGTCACCGTCGGCCTGGTGGCCCTGCCGCTGGCCATGGCCTTCGCCATCGCCTCGGGCCTCACCCCGCAGGCCGGCATCTACTGCGCCATCGTCACCGGCTTCCTCATCTCCGCGTTGGGCGGGTCGCGCTTCCAGATTGGCGGCCCCACGGGCGCCTTCGTCGTGGTGGTGTCGGGGATTGTCGCCAAGTACGGCGTGGACGGCCTGTTCATGTGCACGCTCATGGCGGGCGTGATCCTGGTGGTGATGGGCCTCACCGGGACCGGCACGGCGGTGAAGTACATCCCCAAGCCGGTCATCATCGGCTTCACCAACGGCATTGCGCTCGTCATCGCCAGCACGCAGTTCAAGGACTTCCTGGGCCTGACGGTGGACGTGCCCGGCGAGTTCATCGCGCGGCTTCGCACGATCTCCGCCAACATCGCATCGGTGTCGCCCGACAGCCTGGCGCTCGGCGCCGGCACGCTGTTGCTGCTGATGCTGTGGAGCCGCTACATCAAGCGCATCCCCGCCTACATCGTCGCGCTGTTCGTGGGCACGGGCGCGGCGGTGGTCCTGCAACTGGACGTGGCCACGGTGGGATCGCGGTTCGGCGGCATCCCGTCGGGATTGCCGGAGTTCCATATTCCGGTGTTCCGGCCCGAGTTGGTCCTGACCCTGATCTCGCCGGCGTTGACCGTGGCAATGCTCGGCGCCATCGAGTCGCTGCTGTCGGCCGTGGTCGCCGACCGCATGGGCGGCGATCGTCACAACCCGAACACCGAGTTGTTTGCCCAGGGCGTGGCCAACATCTTCTCGCCCATGTTTGGCGGACTGCCCGCAACCGGCGCGCTGGCCCGCACCGCGACCAACATCCGATCGGGCGCCAAGTCGCCCGTATCGGGCATCGTGCACGCCTTCACGCTGCTCGCGGTGCTGCTCTACGGCGCCAGTCTCGCCGCCTACGTCCCCCTGCCGGTGCTGGCCGCCATCCTGTTCGTGGTGGCGTGGAACATGGGCGAGTGGCTGGAGATCGGCGAGGTCTTCAAACAGTCGTACGCCGACATCCTGGTGTGGACGGCGACGTTTTCGCTGACCGTGCTGGCCGACCTGACGGTGGCGGTGGAAGTGGGCATGGTGCTGGCCGCGCTGCTGTTCATTCGCCGGGTGTCGCGCACCACCACGGTGAGCCGCGTGACCGACGATTACATCGAAGCCGGGCGGGCCCACATCCTGCAGGACAAGATCATCCCGCACTACGTGGCGATCTTCCGCATCCACGGACCGTTCCTGTTCGGCGCCACCGACAAGCTGCACGAGATCGCGGAACACGCCGACCTGCCGCCGGTGGTCGTGCTGCGGTTGCGGAACATGACCGCCGTGGATGCGACCGGGTTGAGCGCCATCGAAGAACTGGCCGAGGAGCTGCGGGCGAAGGGCCACACGCTGGTGTTGTGCGGCGCGCCGTCGCAACCGTTGGCCGCCATGCGGAAGGCGGAATTTCACGAGCGGCTGGGCGAGGAGAACATTTGCGTCAGCGTGCAGGACGCGTTGGATCGCGCCACCGCCATCGTCGAGTCGCAAAAGAAAGAGGCCGAGGCAGTCAGCCTCGGCCCCTGA
- a CDS encoding error-prone DNA polymerase, which yields MYIELHTSSAFSFLRAASVPETIVERAATLGYPAVALLDRDGVSGAPRFHKAALAAGIRPLIGAELTVETVARNHQINHKITKSRTQISKSPTHEITKFHLPVLVSSQEGWRNLCRLLSRMKLRAPKGEGALAIDELDGFTTGLIAMPGRALLRAERYGVGGLLDRIVGVFGRANTYVELQRHLHRDQEDDNDALVCLAEAFRVPLVATGGVSFATPEERPLFDVLTSIREHLPLHRAGRRLAANAERYLKPPAQMARLFADRPDAVHATLDLADRLQFRMTDLGYRFPRYPVPAGETEASFLRKITEVGARDRYRPYYDKARAQVARELDLIEKLQLAGYFLIVWDIVNFCRQQDILVQGRGSAANSAVCYSLGITAVDPVAMELLFERFLSEERGEWPDIDLDLPSGDRRERVIQHVYQKYGQHGAAMTANVITYRGKSAAREVGKALDLDEGQIDRLAKVMHQFEFIDPADTLSKRLAEVGMAGDEPRVRHFAELWRQMQDLPRHLGQHSGGMVVCQGDLSSVVPLENASMPGRVVVQWDKEDCADMGIVKVDLLGLGMMAVLQDTIHLVNREHPDTISLASIPPDDPEVYRMLRAADTIGVFQVESRAQMATLPRLKPEKFYDLVVEVAIIRPGPIVGQMVHPYLNRRAGREAVIYDHPLLEPILKRTLGVPLFQEQLLRMAMVVAGFTGGQAEDLRRAMGFKRSEKRMLQLEGLLRDGMAKHGITGEAADRIVLAITSFALYGFPESHAASFALLAYASAYFKAHYPAAFYTALLNNQPMGFYHPATLVKDAQRRGVRFNPIDVQVSDWDCTVEADGSIRLGLRYVRGLRAEAGRAVANAKLEASSQKLEGRSDVCPKCGCDDPTMLEATPQSSRFCNVCSHEWAATPVHTGRFRSVDELVRRTGLRRDEMVVLAEVGALNSLGHDRRSALWQVERAVRPAGELFEEGRSEGRSEGGDFSPRHTVESPLPDMDISERLVADYSGTGLTVGPHPLTFRRHELSMRGVLPASELPKARPGRRVRTAGMVITRQRPGTAKGFVFLTLEDETGISNIIVRPDLYATDRLTIVESSFLLVDGVLQNQDGVTSIKAERVSKLDGLADEAAIDSHDFH from the coding sequence GTGTATATCGAACTCCACACCTCATCGGCGTTCAGCTTCTTGCGCGCAGCGTCGGTGCCCGAAACGATCGTCGAGCGCGCGGCGACGCTCGGCTACCCGGCGGTCGCGTTACTCGACCGCGACGGTGTCTCGGGCGCGCCGCGCTTCCACAAGGCGGCGCTCGCCGCCGGCATTCGTCCGCTGATCGGCGCCGAACTCACGGTCGAAACCGTCGCCAGAAATCACCAGATAAATCACAAAATCACAAAATCCCGCACCCAAATCTCCAAATCACCAACTCACGAGATCACCAAATTTCATCTTCCGGTTTTGGTGTCATCGCAGGAAGGCTGGCGCAACCTCTGCCGCCTGCTGTCGCGCATGAAGTTGCGGGCGCCGAAGGGCGAGGGCGCGCTGGCGATTGATGAACTCGACGGCTTCACCACCGGGCTGATTGCGATGCCGGGCCGGGCGCTGTTGCGCGCCGAGCGCTACGGCGTGGGCGGGCTGCTCGACCGCATTGTCGGCGTGTTCGGGCGGGCCAACACCTACGTGGAACTGCAGCGGCATTTGCACCGCGACCAGGAAGACGACAACGACGCGCTGGTGTGCCTGGCCGAGGCGTTTCGCGTGCCGCTGGTGGCCACCGGCGGCGTGAGCTTTGCCACGCCGGAGGAACGGCCGCTGTTCGACGTGCTGACGTCGATTCGCGAACACCTGCCGCTGCATCGCGCCGGCCGGCGCCTGGCGGCGAATGCCGAGCGCTACTTGAAGCCCCCGGCGCAAATGGCGCGCCTGTTCGCGGATCGGCCCGATGCCGTTCACGCCACGCTCGACCTGGCGGATCGCCTGCAGTTCCGGATGACGGACCTGGGCTATCGCTTCCCGCGCTACCCGGTGCCCGCGGGCGAGACCGAGGCGTCGTTCCTGCGGAAGATCACCGAAGTCGGCGCGCGCGATCGCTACCGGCCCTACTACGACAAGGCCCGCGCGCAGGTGGCGCGCGAGCTGGATCTGATCGAGAAGCTGCAGCTGGCCGGCTACTTCCTGATCGTGTGGGACATCGTCAACTTCTGCCGGCAGCAGGACATCCTGGTGCAGGGCCGCGGCTCGGCGGCCAACAGCGCCGTGTGCTACAGCCTGGGCATCACCGCGGTCGATCCCGTGGCGATGGAGTTGCTGTTCGAGCGCTTCCTGTCGGAAGAACGCGGCGAGTGGCCCGACATCGATCTCGACCTGCCGAGCGGCGACCGCCGCGAGCGCGTGATCCAGCACGTTTACCAGAAGTACGGGCAGCACGGCGCCGCCATGACCGCCAACGTCATCACCTATCGCGGCAAGAGCGCGGCGCGCGAAGTGGGGAAGGCGCTGGACCTGGATGAGGGGCAGATCGATCGCCTGGCCAAGGTGATGCACCAGTTCGAGTTCATCGATCCCGCCGACACCTTGTCGAAACGCCTGGCCGAAGTCGGCATGGCCGGCGACGAGCCGCGCGTGCGTCACTTCGCGGAGCTGTGGCGGCAAATGCAGGACCTGCCGCGCCATCTGGGTCAGCACTCCGGCGGCATGGTGGTGTGCCAGGGCGACCTGTCGTCGGTGGTGCCGCTCGAAAACGCCAGCATGCCCGGCCGCGTGGTGGTGCAGTGGGACAAGGAAGACTGCGCCGACATGGGGATCGTCAAGGTGGATCTGCTGGGGCTCGGCATGATGGCGGTGCTGCAGGACACGATCCATCTGGTGAATCGCGAACACCCCGACACCATCAGCCTCGCCTCGATACCACCTGATGATCCCGAGGTCTACCGCATGCTGCGCGCCGCCGACACCATCGGCGTGTTCCAGGTCGAGTCGCGCGCGCAAATGGCGACGCTGCCGCGGCTCAAGCCCGAGAAGTTCTACGACCTGGTCGTCGAAGTCGCCATCATCCGCCCCGGCCCCATCGTCGGGCAGATGGTGCATCCCTACCTGAATCGCCGCGCTGGACGCGAAGCGGTGATTTACGATCACCCGCTGCTCGAGCCCATCCTCAAGCGCACGCTGGGCGTGCCGCTGTTCCAGGAGCAGTTGCTGCGGATGGCGATGGTGGTGGCGGGCTTCACCGGCGGGCAGGCCGAGGACCTGCGCCGCGCCATGGGCTTCAAGCGATCCGAGAAGCGCATGCTGCAGCTCGAAGGCCTGTTGCGCGACGGGATGGCGAAGCACGGCATCACCGGCGAGGCCGCCGACCGCATCGTGCTGGCCATCACCTCGTTTGCCCTGTATGGCTTTCCGGAATCGCACGCCGCCAGCTTCGCGCTGCTCGCGTATGCGAGCGCCTACTTCAAGGCGCATTACCCGGCGGCGTTCTACACCGCGCTGCTGAACAACCAGCCGATGGGCTTCTACCACCCGGCCACGCTGGTGAAAGATGCGCAGCGCAGGGGCGTGCGCTTCAATCCGATCGATGTCCAGGTCTCGGACTGGGATTGCACGGTCGAGGCCGATGGCTCGATCCGGCTGGGCCTGCGCTACGTCCGCGGATTGCGCGCGGAGGCGGGCAGGGCGGTTGCTAACGCGAAGTTGGAAGCGAGCAGTCAGAAGTTGGAAGGCAGGAGCGACGTCTGCCCGAAGTGCGGGTGTGATGATCCGACCATGCTGGAGGCGACGCCGCAGAGCTCGCGTTTCTGCAACGTCTGCTCGCATGAGTGGGCGGCCACACCGGTGCACACCGGCCGCTTCCGCAGCGTTGACGAACTGGTCCGCCGCACCGGCCTTCGCCGGGATGAAATGGTGGTGCTCGCGGAAGTCGGCGCGCTCAATTCACTGGGCCACGACCGCCGGTCGGCCTTGTGGCAAGTGGAGCGAGCGGTTCGCCCAGCCGGCGAGCTGTTCGAAGAAGGACGTTCGGAGGGACGTTCGGAGGGCGGGGACTTTAGTCCCCGCCACACTGTCGAATCACCGCTCCCCGACATGGACATCTCCGAGCGCCTCGTCGCCGACTACTCGGGCACCGGCCTGACCGTGGGGCCGCATCCGCTGACGTTCCGCCGGCATGAACTGTCGATGCGCGGCGTGCTGCCGGCCAGCGAGTTGCCGAAGGCACGGCCTGGCCGCCGCGTGCGCACCGCCGGCATGGTCATCACGCGCCAGCGCCCGGGCACCGCCAAGGGCTTCGTCTTCCTCACCCTCGAAGACGAAACCGGTATCTCGAACATCATCGTCCGGCCGGACCTCTACGCCACCGATCGCCTGACCATCGTCGAATCGTCGTTCCTGCTGGTGGACGGCGTGCTGCAGAACCAGGACGGCGTCACCTCGATCAAGGCCGAGCGCGTGTCGAAGCTCGATGGCCTGGCGGACGAGGCCGCGATCGACTCGCACGATTTCCATTGA